TCCTATAAAGCCATTTTTCATAGCAACTTCTGCTATTATATTTTATATGTCTATAGTGTTTGTTGGCAAAGGAGTTATGGAGCTTGTAGAGGGTAAGCTTTTCGTGCCTAGTATAGCTGATGGAGTGCCTACTATATCATGGCTTGGAATTTATCCTTACTATGAGAGCTTAGTACCGCAATTTTTGATGATACTAGCTTTAATATCTGGAGTCTTTATAATAAAAAAACGAGAATTAAATTTTAATAAAGGAGAATAAGTATGAAAAAAATATTTTCAGGAATGTTGGCTTTAAGCCTTGCAGCAGTTTTATCTATGGCGGCAGAACAACCAATTGGTGAGCCTATAGAAAAAAATGGTATGGAAATAGCAGCAGTTTATCTTCAACCTATTGATATGGAGCCAAAAGGTATCGACCTAGCTCCTAGCCTAGCAGATATCCACCTTGAAGCAGATATCCACGCAGTACAAGGCAATGCAAATGGTTTTGGCGAGGGTGAGTGGATACCATATCTTAAGATAGCTTATACGCTTAAAAATTTAGATAATGGCAAAGTTATAAACGGAACTCTTATGCCTATGGTAGCAAGCGATGGTCCTCATTATGGCGCGAACTTAAAAATGACTTCTGGTGTTGGTAACTACGAGCTTACATTTCATATAGACAATCCAAGCACACAAGGTTTTGGACGTCACGCAGACAAAGCGACAGGCGTTGCAAAATGGTGGGCTCCTTTTGATGCAAAATATACATTTAAATATACAGGCGCTCCAAAGGAATAATCTTTGCGATTTTTAGATCCGGCTTCGGCTGGATTTAAATTTAAAAAGTATCTGCTTGAGGATATTTTTTAAATTTAAATAAGGTAGTTTTATGACGATATTTTTTTATCAAGTGGTTTTGGCTCTGTTTGGACCAAGCTTTATCCTTGCGTTTATAGATCACGAAAAACATATAAAAAACATACTTTTACCATCTATTTTCGGGCTTTGCTTTGGACTTTTTGTATTTGAACTTTTTAAAATATCTATAAACACCGATAGTGGCAAGATCATTTTTGATGCTCTTTGTATAATTATGCTTTTACTAACTCCTATTTGTATCAAATTTAAAAACTCATACTTTTCAAATATATTTAGCTTTTTCTTAGCGTTTGGATACGGCTATGAGTATGGATTTATAAGTATGAACTTTATGGTGTTTGCAGGAGATCTGCTAGATAGTCTTAGTTTAAGCAATCTTTTTATGGTTAGTTTAGCTTTACTATCGCTCATATCTGTTTATTTTGTATCAAGAGCTATTTTAAAAAATACCCCAAATTTATTTAGATATATATTTTTATATATATTAGTAATCTTGTGTTTAGCCGATAGAGTCTCATTTTTAACTCTTAGCTTGATGCAAGATGGTTTAGTGGGAGCGTATTCAAATTTACTTAGCGTCGTGGCAAAAACTATCTATTTTAATAGTTTTTTACCAGTCGTTTTGTCTATTTTGCTTATGCTTTTGGCTTTAATTCATCTATTTTGGTTACCAAAAAAGATAGACAAAAAAGATATCGTTTTATATAGGATAAATATCGCTAAAAGAACGGCGTATTTTAGAATGGTAACATTTTGCTTTTTAACATGTTTTTTGATCTCATTTTTTAGTTTGTTTTATCTCTTAGTGTCTTCAAAACCACCTAAGATCAGCGAACCAACCTTAGTAGAACCAGTCCGCGGCGAGTTTAAATTTGATGCAAATTTGGTTATGGATTATAATCTTCATAGATTTGCTTACATAACAGATGACGGCCATGAAGTGAGATTTTTCTTAGTAAATCGTTTTAAAGATAAACTAGCTCCAGTAGCTGTTTTTGATGCGTGTGCGATATGTGGCGATATGGGTTATATCAAAAGCGGCGACAATCTCATCTGCATAAGTTGCAATGTCCGTATATTTCTACCAAGCGTAGGAAAACCAGGCGGTTGCAATCCTATACCATTTGAGTATAAATTTGATGGAAAAGAGATTAGTATAAATTTAAAAACCATAGAAAAAGGCGCTACATTTTTTTCTAAGATCGTTAAAAAAGAAGTCACTGATCCAGTGAGCAAAAATAAGATTTTGAACGATTCTAAATTTACTTATGTTTATTATGGCAAGACGTATTTTTTTGAAGATGAGAAAAATCAAGCCGAATTTGAAGCATACCCTGAAAATTACGTTACCACAGATGGCTTGCTTAAGGAGAATAAATAAATGTTTATAAAGATCATTAGCTCGTCTATTTTACACTCGCAAGGTAGTAAAATGTTAGCGTTTTTGACCATATTTTTATCCGTAACACTTATAGCTTGTATGTTAAATATCACTTTAAATATAGGCGATCAAGTCGCTCGTGAGCTAAGGAGTTATGGCTCAAATATAGTAGTGCTTCCAAAATCTCAAAATCTTAGCATAGAGATAGGGGGCAAAGAGTTTTTACCGCTTAAAAATGAAGATTATCTTAAAGAGAGCGATCTTCATAAGATAAAAGAGATATTTTGGAGAAATAATATCACTGCATTTGCTCCGTTTTTAAATCTAAAAATAGATGGTTTTGATGTCGTAGGGACGTATTTTGATAAAAATATAAATGTAAGTGATGAACCTGATTTTAAAAGCGGAGTAGAAAGTTTGTATCCTTTTTGGGTGGTTGATGGCAGATATCCAAAAGATGATAGTATGAGCGAGGTTTTAGCCGGTGATGGACTTGGGCTAAAAGTGGGAGATGCTTTAAAACTAGGAGATATAAACGCTCAAGTCGTAGGAGTTTTGCACTCTAGTGAGCATGAAAGTAAGAAGATAATCGCTAGTTTAAAACTAGCTCAGAGCTTGGCAAATAAACCAAATTTAATAGACAAAGCAGAAGTTTCTGCGATGAGTATCCCTGAAAATGACCTTTCGCTAAAGGCAAGACGCGATCTTGATAGCTTAGATAGCGTGGCTTATGATAAGTGGTATTGTTCTGCTTATGTAAGCTCTATCGCTTATCAGATCAGCGAAGAGTATCCAAACGCTACGGCAAAAGCAGTGCTTAGCGTGAGCGAAACACAAAGCGGTATAACTAAAAAAATTCAGAGTTTAATGTGGGTAGCAAGCGTGCTATCTTTGATAGTTTCAAGTATATGTATCACTAGTCTTATGGTAAGTGAGATAAATAGACGCAAAAAAGAAATAGGGCTTTTAAAGGCTTTAGGAGCTACAAATTTTATCATTTATATGCAGTTTGTAGCCGAGATATTTGCAGTTTGTATATGCGCTTCATTACTAGGAAGTTTGGCTGGGTACGCTCTTAGCTTTGTGCTGTCTTATCAGATATTTGGAAGTTTTGCAGGTATCAGCATTATAGTTTTGCCTCTTAGTATATTTTTTGGGTTTTTGATATCTGTTTTTGGCTCTATCTTACCGCTTAAGAGCGTTATAAATTTACTTCCGGCTGAGGTGTTATATGGTAGAAAATAAAATATTTTTTATAAAGATTATCTTTAAAAGCATATTAAGCAGTAGTCGTGGAAGTTTTGTGATGTTTGTATCTATTTTATTTGGTGCGGCGATCACGTCTGCGCTTATAAATTTATATACAGATATTGATAAAAAAGTAAGCAGTGAGTTAAATAATTACGGTGCAAATGTTGTTATAAGTCCTTTAAATTTGGAAAATAATTACATAAACGAAAACGAATTAAACGCTATCTTAAACAATATAAAAGATCTAAAGGTATCAAATAAATATCTTTTTGGCGTAGCAAATATAGGAGTGAGTAACGCAGTTATTATGGGGCTAGACTTTGCTAATTTAAGAAAAATTATGCCTTATATAGATCTAAAAAGTGGTGAGTTTATAGCTAGTGATGATGGAGATAAATTTGCTCTCATCGGTGCTGATCTTGCTAAGATCATAGGTGCAAAACCAGGAGATATCTTAGAGATTACGCCATCAAGTAATGAAGTGTATAAAGTTCGCATAAAAGGTGTCGTATATGACGGACAAAAAGAAGACAACCTACTTATGGTATCTTTAGACTTAGCTCAGGATATGTTTGGTAAAGAAGATCTCATAAACTATGCAAATGCCATAATAAACGGGGATTTTGATAGTATCAAAAAGAGCATTGAAAATGTAAGTAACGAAAATATTAAATTTGAAATCATCGGTAAAATTTCAAAAGCACAGGGGCAAATCCTAGATAAGATCAAACTTTTGATGTTTCTCATCGGCGTGACTATACTTTTTATAACGACCGTTGGTATAAATACAACTTTGTCATCTATACTTTTTTCAAAAGTAAAGGAATTTGCGCTTATACGCTCACTAGGTTCAAGCAAAGCTTCACTTTTAAAGCTCATACTTAGCGAAGTTTTTACTATTTGTATAGTTGGGTCTATTTTAGGTGGATTTTTAGGATACGTTCTTGCTATATT
The sequence above is a segment of the Campylobacter hyointestinalis subsp. lawsonii genome. Coding sequences within it:
- a CDS encoding iron transporter → MKKIFSGMLALSLAAVLSMAAEQPIGEPIEKNGMEIAAVYLQPIDMEPKGIDLAPSLADIHLEADIHAVQGNANGFGEGEWIPYLKIAYTLKNLDNGKVINGTLMPMVASDGPHYGANLKMTSGVGNYELTFHIDNPSTQGFGRHADKATGVAKWWAPFDAKYTFKYTGAPKE
- a CDS encoding ABC transporter permease — translated: MFIKIISSSILHSQGSKMLAFLTIFLSVTLIACMLNITLNIGDQVARELRSYGSNIVVLPKSQNLSIEIGGKEFLPLKNEDYLKESDLHKIKEIFWRNNITAFAPFLNLKIDGFDVVGTYFDKNINVSDEPDFKSGVESLYPFWVVDGRYPKDDSMSEVLAGDGLGLKVGDALKLGDINAQVVGVLHSSEHESKKIIASLKLAQSLANKPNLIDKAEVSAMSIPENDLSLKARRDLDSLDSVAYDKWYCSAYVSSIAYQISEEYPNATAKAVLSVSETQSGITKKIQSLMWVASVLSLIVSSICITSLMVSEINRRKKEIGLLKALGATNFIIYMQFVAEIFAVCICASLLGSLAGYALSFVLSYQIFGSFAGISIIVLPLSIFFGFLISVFGSILPLKSVINLLPAEVLYGRK
- a CDS encoding Fe-S-containing protein, yielding MTIFFYQVVLALFGPSFILAFIDHEKHIKNILLPSIFGLCFGLFVFELFKISINTDSGKIIFDALCIIMLLLTPICIKFKNSYFSNIFSFFLAFGYGYEYGFISMNFMVFAGDLLDSLSLSNLFMVSLALLSLISVYFVSRAILKNTPNLFRYIFLYILVILCLADRVSFLTLSLMQDGLVGAYSNLLSVVAKTIYFNSFLPVVLSILLMLLALIHLFWLPKKIDKKDIVLYRINIAKRTAYFRMVTFCFLTCFLISFFSLFYLLVSSKPPKISEPTLVEPVRGEFKFDANLVMDYNLHRFAYITDDGHEVRFFLVNRFKDKLAPVAVFDACAICGDMGYIKSGDNLICISCNVRIFLPSVGKPGGCNPIPFEYKFDGKEISINLKTIEKGATFFSKIVKKEVTDPVSKNKILNDSKFTYVYYGKTYFFEDEKNQAEFEAYPENYVTTDGLLKENK
- a CDS encoding ABC transporter permease, whose protein sequence is MVENKIFFIKIIFKSILSSSRGSFVMFVSILFGAAITSALINLYTDIDKKVSSELNNYGANVVISPLNLENNYINENELNAILNNIKDLKVSNKYLFGVANIGVSNAVIMGLDFANLRKIMPYIDLKSGEFIASDDGDKFALIGADLAKIIGAKPGDILEITPSSNEVYKVRIKGVVYDGQKEDNLLMVSLDLAQDMFGKEDLINYANAIINGDFDSIKKSIENVSNENIKFEIIGKISKAQGQILDKIKLLMFLIGVTILFITTVGINTTLSSILFSKVKEFALIRSLGSSKASLLKLILSEVFTICIVGSILGGFLGYVLAIFLGHIIFSSGVDFRLVSLVLAIVISLVFALLASFYPIKKALNQNIANLLRE